The following are encoded together in the Tripterygium wilfordii isolate XIE 37 chromosome 18, ASM1340144v1, whole genome shotgun sequence genome:
- the LOC119984383 gene encoding uncharacterized protein LOC119984383, whose translation MSVSHQQTETNNSTRQIPLIEPVPVDEKDPHLSKCLNRLETFLRLFGFCQDSCLSFSLSWILFLVMGVAVPVFIIHFAYCSNCEKYEIKRFELEILAFQCLAAAVSLICISHNLRKYGVRRFLFVDRCHGHMAQFREEYANNIHGFFRLLAMWVLPCFLVKVIREVACTLLTHPDLRWQAVTVPIGLIASWAYSTTVFLSGCALFNLVCNLQVIHFQSYGNLLERDLDVSVYIEEHIHLTHYLSKISHRFRIYLVLGLLLVTASQFMALVETTGNRRIITFVNAVDFAVSSLTELVGIIICLHAAAKITSRAQAIAAIVTKWNAIVTCNANDTSQVGLTNSSGNLDPDPSLPIMYAESDLEAVDYVPMPTDTQLASYMSLYQKRQAFVSYIQSNPGGFTVFGWVMDRALINTVFFVQMSLVLFVLGKTITITIK comes from the exons ATGTCAGTTTCTCACCAGCAAACAGAGACCAACAACTCCACAAGACAAATCCCCCTCATAGAACCAGTCCCAGTGGACGAAAAGGACCCGCACTTGTCTAAATGTCTCAATCGATTAGAGACCTTTCTCAGGCTTTTTGGCTTCTGCCAGGACTCATGTTTGAGCTTCTCTCTCTCatggattttatttttggttatgGGTGTTGCTGTACCTGTCTTCATAATCCACTTCGCTTACTGTTCCAACTGTGAAAAGTACGAGATCAAGAGATTTGAGCTTGAGATCTTGGCGTTTCAGTGTTTAGCTGCTGCAGTTTCTCTTATCTGCATTTCGCACAATCTGCGCAAGTATGGTGTCCGGAGGTTCCTGTTTGTGGACCGCTGTCATGGTCACATGGCGCAGTTCCGAGAAGAATACGCAAATAATATTCAT GGTTTCTTCCGCTTATTGGCAATGTGGGTATTGCCATGCTTCCTGGTGAAGGTCATCCGTGAAGTAGCTTGTACCCTACTAACGCACCCTGATTTGCGGTGGCAAGCGGTGACTGTGCCAATTGGTCTTATTGCATCATGGGCTTATTCAACCACAGTATTTTTGTCTGGCTGTGCTCTGTTCAATCTGGTATGCAATTTGCAAGTGATACACTTTCAAAGTTATGGGAATCTCTTGGAAAGGGACTTGGATGTTTCGGTGTACATTGAGGAGCACATCCATTTGACACATTATCTATCGAAGATAAGCCACAGGTTTCGAATATATCTCGTTCTAGGGCTCTTGCTTGTCACAGCCAGCCAGTTTATGGCTCTAGTGGAAACCACAGGAAACCGCCGTATCATCACTTTTGTCAATGCTGTTGATTTTGCT GTCTCCTCTCTGACTGAGCTTGTTGGGATAATAATATGCCTGCATGCAGCAGCAAAGATCACGAGTCGAGCTCAAGCTATAGCAGCAATTGTTACCAAATGGAATGCTATCGTAACATGCAATGCGAATGATACTTCTCAGGTGGGACTAACTAATAGTTCTGGGAACTTGGATCCTGATCCTTCATTACCCATAATGTATGCAGAAAGTGACTTGGAGGCAGTTGATTATGTTCCAATGCCCACAGACACCCAGTTAGCGTCTTATATGTCTCTTTACCAGAAGAGGCAAGCTTTTG TATCATATATACAGTCCAACCCCGGTGGTTTCACGGTTTTTGGGTGGGTAATGGATCGGGCACTCATCAACACGGTCTTCTTTGTTCAGATGTCTCTGGTTCTTTTTGTTCTTGGAAAGACCATAACCATCACCATCAAGTGA
- the LOC119983788 gene encoding mitochondrial pyruvate carrier 1, producing the protein MASFRAFLNSPVGPKTTHFWGPVANWGFVIAGLVDMQKPPEMISGNMTAAMCIYSGLFMRFAWMVQPRNYLLLACHASNETVQLYQLSRWAKGQGYLSEKKEEASPQ; encoded by the exons ATGGCATCTTTCAGAGCATTCTTGAACAGTCCTGTTGGTCCAAAGACAACTCATTTTTGGGGACCTGTTGCCAACTGGGGATTTGTTATCGCT GGTCTGGTGGACATGCAGAAACCGCCAGAAATGATTTCTGGCAACATGACAGCAG CAATGTGTATTTACTCGGGATTGTTCATGAGGTTTGCATGGATGGTGCAGCCTCGTAACTATCTGCTTTTGGCATGCCATGCTTCAAATGAGACTGTGCAGCTCTATCAACTCTCGCGTTGGGCAAAGGGTCAGGG CTACTTGTCCGAGAAGAAAGAGGAAGCCTCACCTCAGTAA
- the LOC119983482 gene encoding beta-glucosidase 24-like, translating to MGLSQGLIGFIAIASLLVSSSVSALNNEETSISKSDFPSDFAFGVSTSALQIEGSTKEGGRGPTIWDAFVKLPKKIMDGSNLETTIDSYKRYKEDVKLLKLIGVNSYRFSIAWTRILPDGTLSGGVNQEGIDHYDGLIDELVKNNITAYATMFHFDFPQALYEKSGGLLNSSLVQHFKDYSEICFKTFGDRVKNWITVNEPFILAQLGHDIGMGPPGRCSDRTICPEGDSSTEPYIVGHNLLLAHAHAAKLYKEKFQKNQGGQIGISLVGQYFEPYSDSPEDKAAQKRALDFNLGWYVEPLVFGDYPKIMKELVKDRLPVFTEEEKGLLKGSSDFIGINYYTTRYAQSKPIDPHAPAVSYLADQFVNETLYNKNGDIIGPNAKPSLYIYVYPEGLQKLLEFMKDTYQDPKIYITENGFTQSGDTPRLQAINDDDRIKFIQQHLYRIAQAIKNGVKVNGYFYWSAFDDFEWVEGYRVRFGLYYVDFKDNLLRVPKRSAAWLSKFLQGL from the exons ATGGGGCTTTCACAAGGCCTCATTGGCTTCATTGCAATTGCTTCTTTGCTTGTTTCTTCATCAGTTTCCG CTTTAAACAATGAAGAAACCAGTATAAGTAAATCAGATTTTCCCAGTGATTTCGCATTTGGGGTTTCAACTTCTGCCCTCCAG ATTGAAGGCTCAACAAAAGAGGGAGGAAGAGGACCGACCATTTGGGATGCGTTCGTAAAACTTCCAA AAAAAATTATGGATGGAAGTAACTTGGAAACAACGATTGATTCTTATAAGCGATACAAG GAAGATGTGAAGTTGTTAAAGCTCATCGGAGTGAATTCTTATAGATTCTCCATTGCCTGGACCAGAATTCTACCCG atgggaCCTTGAGTGGTGGAGTAAACCAGGAAGGGATCGATCATTACGACGGGCTTATTGATGAATTAGTCAAGAACA ATATCACAGCCTACGCGACGATGTTTCACTTCGACTTTCCACAAGCTCTGTATGAGAAATCCGGTGGCTTATTGAATAGCTCATTAGT GCAGCATTTCAAAGACTATAGTGAAATATGCTTCAAGACATTTGGAGATAGGGTTAAGAACTGGATTACAGTAAACGAGCCATTTATTCTAGCTCAACTCGGGCACGATATAGGGATGGGACCTCCGGGGAGGTGTTCAGATCGAACGATATGTCCGGAGGGTGATTCATCAACTGAGCCTTATATTGTGGGACATAACCTTCTACTTGCTCATGCACATGCTGCTAAGCTGTACAAGGAAAAGTTCCAG AAGAATCAAGGGGGACAAATTGGAATAAGCCTTGTTGGGCAATACTTTGAGCCTTACTCAGATTCACCTGAAGATAAAGCTGCACAAAAGAGAGCCTTGGACTTCAATTTGGGATG gtaTGTGGAACCACTGGTTTTTGGTGATTACCCAAAGATAATGAAAGAATTAGTGAAGGACAGACTACCAGTTTTcactgaagaagaaaaagggttGTTGAAGGGATCTTCTGATTTTATTGGGATCAATTATTACACAACAAGATATGCTCAAAGCAAACCTATAGATCCACATGCTCCTGCAGTTAGCTACCTTGCCGATCAATTCGTGAACGAAACAT TATATAACAAAAATGGAGATATTATTGGTCCAAAC GCTAAACCAAGCCTCTACATTTACGTATATCCGGAAGGACTGCAGAAACTATTGGAGTTCATGAAGGATACATACCAAGACCCAAAAATCTACATTACTGAAAATG GGTTTACCCAGAGCGGGGACACTCCACGTCTTCAAGCGATTAATGACGATGATCGGATCAAATTTATTCAGCAGCATTTGTACCGGATTGCTCAAGCAATCAA AAATGGTGTGAAGGTGAACGGGTACTTTTACTGGAGTGCATTTGACGACTTTGAATGGGTAGAGGGTTACAGAGTAAGATTTGGGCTTTACTATGTTGATTTCAAAGACAATCTATTACGCGTCCCCAAGAGATCTGCTGCCTGGCTCTCTAAATTCCTCCAAGGGCTTTAA
- the LOC119984741 gene encoding WD repeat-containing protein 74, producing the protein MPRTTTVDLPGCPPLRALTFDVLGLVKVVEARTKQGGVPKVVERWGEPDSSKCVLAASMNNSQSDPLLAVARRNGAIEVLNPLNGDLCVSILDVSDAGVHPENDATVGLHLFRKPRLGCASRTCTLLTCTTKGNATMRSIEVANSSADSASSGSSRTWNVCASGNILCCEVDGTENYSLFGGKGVEVNLWDLGTCSKIWSAKPPPKNSLGIFTPTWFTSTAFLDNNDHRKFVTGTNNHQVRLYDISAQRKPVISFDFRETPIRAVSQDLDGHTIYIGNGSGDLAAADIRTGKLLGCFLGKCSGSIRSITRHPEHPLLASCGLDGYLRFWDIKTRQPLSAVFLKQHLMDVIFDSNFDDQEESLPATDLLVHEAQDTNEIVINDETGIQRVKRKKAKKGKETSVKESKEDEGVKKSKKKKQEVKA; encoded by the exons ATGCCTCGCACGACCACCGTGGACCTCCCTGGTTGCCCTCCGCTTCGAGCCCTAACTTTCGATGTGCTCGGTCTTGTGAAAG TTGTTGAAGCTCGTACGAAGCAAGGAGGGGTGCCCAAGGTTGTTGAGCGATGGGGCGAGCCGGACTCCTCCAAATGTGTGCTTGCAGCTTCCATGAATAACAGCCAATCAGACCCC TTATTAGCTGTTGCAAGGAGAAATGGTGCG ATTGAGGTACTCAACCCGCTTAATGGGGACCTCTGTGTTTCAATTTTAGATGTCAGTGATGCTGGTGTTCATCCTGAAAATGATGCCACCGTTGGTTTGCATTTATTCAGGAAACCAAGACTTGGCTGCGCATCTAG GACTTGCACTTTGCTTACATGTACAACAAAAGGGAACGCTACTATGAGGTCCATTGAAGTTGCCAATTCATCTGCAGATTCTGCCTCTTCTGGTTCATCAAGAACATGGAATGTATGTGCTTCTGGTAACATATTGTGTTGTGAAGTTGATGGAACTGAAAATTATTCCTTATTTGGAGG GAAAGGTGTTGAAGTTAACTTGTGGGATCTTGGCACATGTAGTAAGATCTGGAGTGCTAAACCT CCTCCCAAAAACAGCCTGGGTATTTTCACGCCTACTTGGTTCACATCTACAGCATTCCTGGACAACAATGATCACCGAAAATTTGTTACTGGAACCAATAACCATCAG GTTCGCCTCTATGATATATCTGCTCAGCGGAAGCCTGTAATATCGTTTGATTTCCGGGAGACCCCTATTAGAGCAGTCTCTCAGGATCTCGATGGCCATACAATATATATAGGAAATGGATCAGGTGACCTTGCTGCTGCTGACATACGCACAG GGAAATTGTTAGGGTGTTTTCTTGGAAAGTGTTCTGGGAGCATCAGATCCATAACCAGGCACCCAGAGCATCCTTTGCTCGCTTCTTGTG gtttgGATGGGTATTTGCGTTTTTGGGATATAAAGACTCGGCAACCTCTTTCAGCA GTTTTCTTGAAGCAGCATCTTATGGATGTCATTTTCGATTCCAACTTTGATGACCAAG AAGAGTCCCTCCCTGCCACAGATTTGTTGGTACATGAAGCACAGGACACAAACGAGATCGTAATTAATGATGAGACTGGGATACAGCGTGTCAAGCGAAAGAAGGCAAAGAAAGGTAAAGAAACTAGCGTAAAGGAATCTAAAGAAGATGAGGGAGTGAAGAAGTCGAAGAAAAAAAAGCAAGAGGTTAAAGCATGA
- the LOC119983561 gene encoding adenylate kinase 4, whose product MASSSLEDVPSVDLMSELLRRMKCSTKPDKRLILIGPPGSGKGTQSPLIKDEYCLCHLATGDMLRAAVSAKTPLGIKAKEAMDKGELVSDDLVVGIIDEAMKKPSCQKGFILDGFPRTVTQAQKLDEMLEKQGAKVDKVLNFAIDDSILEERITGRWIHPSSGRTYHTKFAPPKTSGVDDVTGEPLVQRKDDTAAVLKSRLEAFHKQTEPVIDYYGKKGIVANLPAEKPPKDVTTEVQKVLSS is encoded by the exons ATGGCGAGCAGTTCACTGGAAGATGTGCCCTCCGTTGATCTCATGTCGGAGCTCCTCCGCCGCATGAAGTGCTCTACCAAACCCGACAAGCGTCTCATTCTAATCG GTCCTCCTGGCTCAGGAAAAGGAACTCAATCACCACTTATTAAGGATGAATACTGCTTATGCCACTTAGCTACTGGTGATATGTTAAGGGCTGCTGTTTCTGCCAAAACTCCACTTGGAATCAAGGCCAAGGAGGCTATGGACAAG GGAGAACTTGTCTCTGATGACTTGGTTGTGGGGATCATAGATGAAGCAATGAAGAAACCTTCATGCCAGAAAGGTTTCATTCTTGATGGATTTCCAAGGACTGTAACCCAAGCACAGAAG CTTGATGAGATGCTTGAGAAGCAGGGAGCTAAGGTTGACAAGGTGCTCAATTTTGCGATTGATGACTCAATTTTAGAGGAGAGGATTACTGGTCGCTGGATCCACCCTTCTAGTGGTAGAACTTACCACACTAAATTTGCACCTCCAAAGACATCTGGAGTTGATGAT GTAACTGGAGAACCTTTGGTTCAACGTAAGGATGATACTGCAGCTGTTCTCAAATCTAGGTTGGAGGCATTTCACAAGCAAACCGAACCG GTCATTGATTATTATGGGAAGAAGGGCATTGTTGCTAATCTTCCTGCAGAGAAACCTCCGAAAGATGTTACAACTGAGGTTCAGAAAGTGCTCTCCTCGTGA
- the LOC119984381 gene encoding 4-coumarate--CoA ligase-like 9, whose product MAKTESTNPIDPDSGYCSKTKTYYSLRTSAPLPPLDRPLSIADYAFSLLRDSAVDVETRSSLVNAATGQSLTFSRFIRQTRSLAQSLGRLYSLSRNDVAFILAPPSIHVPVLYLALFSLGVIISPANPVSSKSELTHQLQLSKPVIAFATSQTAQKLPSLPRGTVLLDSPEFLSLLTRSSGNDFQPIDVNQSDTAAILFSSGTTGRVKAVELTHRNLIASARGDQSVADSDQAEPDPDHVSLFTLPLFHVFGLAMMLKSVATGTTLVLMERFDFETMLRAIERYRVTFIPVSPPLIVAMVKSELTKKYDLSSLQLLGSGGAPLGKDVIEKFKEKFPHVEIVQGYGLTESTAGASRMLGPDEAARHGSVGRLSENIEAKIVDPATGEALPPGHRGELWIRGPTIMKGYIGDDKATAGTLDSEGWLKTGDLCYFDSEGFLYIVDRLKELIKYKAYQVPPAELEHVLQSHPEITDVAVVPFPDEDAGEIPMAFVVRKPGSNLTEAQVIDFVAKLVAPYKKVRRVAFVNSIPKSAAGKILRRELVNLALSAGSAKL is encoded by the exons ATGGCTAAAACAGAGTCAACAAATCCGATCGATCCAGACAGTGGTTACTGTTCAAAGACAAAGACATACTACAGCCTTAGAACTTCAGCCCCTCTGCCCCCTCTCGATCGGCCTCTCTCGATCGCTGATTATGCCTTCTCTCTCCTCCGCGACTCCGCCGTCGACGTAGAAACGAGGTCGTCTTTGGTTAACGCCGCTACTGGACAGAGCCTCACGTTCTCTCGGTTCATTCGGCAAACGCGGTCTCTTGCTCAATCACTTGGAAGATTATACTCTCTGTCTAGAAACGACGTCGCTTTTATCCTCGCTCCTCCTTCTATTCATGTTCCGGTTCTTTACTTGGCTCTCTTCTCTCTCGGCGTCATAATCTCTCCCGCCAATCCAGTCAGTTCCAAATCCGAGTTGACTCACCAACTCCAACTCAGTAAACCCGTCATCGCATTCGCCACCTCCCAAACAGCCCAAAAACTCCCTTCGCTCCCTCGTGGCACCGTCCTCCTCGACTCGCCCGAGTTCCTCTCCCTCTTAACTCGTTCGAGCGGAAATGATTTTCAACCAATCGATGTGAATCAGTCCGACACGGCCGCAATTCTCTTCTCGTCCGGGACCACCGGTCGAGTCAAGGCCGTAGAGTTGACTCACCGCAACTTAATCGCATCTGCGAGGGGTGACCAATCAGTGGCTGATTCGGACCAGGCAGAACCGGATCCAGATCACGTGTCATTGTTTACGCTGCCTTTGTTTCACGTGTTCGGGCTGGCAATGATGTTGAAGTCGGTTGCAACAGGCACTACGCTGGTGCTGATGGAACGATTCGATTTCGAGACGATGTTGAGGGCTATTGAGAGGTACCGTGTGACATTCATCCCAGTGTCGCCGCCGCTGATAGTGGCGATGGTGAAATCGGAGCTGACTAAGAAGTACGATCTCAGCTCGCTCCAGTTGCTCGGGTCGGGTGGTGCCCCGCTTGGAAAGGACGTGATCGAGAAATTCAAAGAGAAATTCCCACACGTTGAAATCGTGCAG GGGTATGGTTTAACTGAGAGCACAGCTGGGGCATCAAGGATGCTTGGGCCAGACGAAGCTGCGCGTCATGGTTCTGTTGGCCGCCTATCGGAAAATATTGAAGCCAAGATAGTTGATCCTGCAACTGGAGAGGCCTTACCCCCTGGTCATAGAGGAGAGCTGTGGATTCGAGGCCCTACAATCATGAAAG GTTACATAGGAGATGACAAAGCCACCGCTGGTACCTTGGATTCAGAGGGATGGTTAAAGACCGGTGATCTTTGTTATTTTGACTCCGAGGGGTTCCTTTACATAGTGGATAGGTTAAAGGAGTTGATAAAGTACAAGGCATATCAG GTTCCCCCAGCTGAGTTGGAACATGTACTCCAATCACATCCTGAAATCACCGATGTAGCTGTGGTTCC GTTCCCTGATGAAGATGCAGGGGAAATTCCCATGGCCTTTGTGGTGAGGAAACCTGGGAGCAATCTCACTGAGGCTCAAGTCATAGATTTTGTTGCAAAACTG GTTGCGCCATACAAGAAAGTACGCCGTGTAGCTTTTGTTAATTCAATTCCAAAATCTGCAGCAGGAAAGATTTTGCGGAGGGAGCTTGTCAATCTTGCTCTCTCCGCGGGTTCGGCAAAATTGTGA